Proteins from one Salarias fasciatus chromosome 14, fSalaFa1.1, whole genome shotgun sequence genomic window:
- the LOC115400148 gene encoding tripartite motif-containing protein 3-like isoform X1 — MSVTMAKRETGSTSPVVRQIDKQFLVCSICLDHYHNPKVLPCLHTFCEKCLQNYIPPQSLTLSCPVCRQTSILPEKGVAALQNNFFITNLMEVLQRDPECSRPEAGSVLESATAATTCQSLSCPNHEGKVMEFYCESCETAMCLECTEGEHREHVTVPLRDVLEQHKSALKNQLDTVRNRLPQLTAAIDLVNEISKQLTERKNGAVTEISNTFDELEKALHQRKTALITEVENICSTKQKVLQAQLTSLLQGKENIQSSCNFTEHALSHGSATEVLLVQKQMGERVSALARHNFPEHPHENGHLECQVETDGLRRSIQNLGVLITTGAVGHTSVATGEGLRHALVGQHTTVTVTTKDKDGELVKTGNAALRAEIASADGACTEAEVVDNKNGTYEVGYTIRSEGEFTFSLLLYEQPVRGSPFRLRAVKPSDVLQSPDDVKRRVKSPSGGGGHVRQKAVRRPSSMYSTTKKKENPIEDELIYRVGTRGRDKGEFTNLQGISTSSNGRIVVADSNNQCIQVFSNDGQFKMRFGVRGRSPGQLQRPTGVTVDMNGDIIVADYDNRWISIFSSDGKFKNKIGAGRLMGPKGVAVDKNGHIITVDNKACCVFIFQSNGKLVTKFGARGTSDRHFAEKSGANIALETKLSKSGPLFSPHFVAVNNKNEIVVTDFHNHSVKVYNADGEFLFKFGSHGEGNGQFNAPTGVAVDANGNIIVADWGNSRIQVFDSSGSFLSYINTSADPLYGPQGLALTSDGHVAVADSGNHCFKVYRYLQ; from the exons ATGTCTGTCACCATGGCGAAGCGTGAGACCGGCAGCACCAGCCCCGTGGTCAGGCAGATCGACAAGCAGTTCCTGGTCTGCAGCATCTGTTTGGATCATTACCACAACCCCAAGGTGCTGCCCTGCCTGCACACCTTCTGCGAGAA ATGTCTCCAGAACTACATCCCCCCCCAGTCTCTGACGCTGTCCTGTCCAGTGTGCAGACAGACCTCCATCCTGCCAGAGAAAGGCGTGGCGGCCCTGCAGAACAACTTCTTCATCACCAACCTCATGGAGGTGTTACAGCGAGACCCCGAGTGCAGCCGGCCCGAGGCCGGCAGCGTCCTGGAGTCGGCCACCGCCGCCACGACCTGTCAGTCCCTCTCATGCCCCAACCACGAGGGCAAG GTGATGGAGTTTTACTGCGAGTCATGTGAAACGGCCATGTGTCTGGAGTGCACAGAGGGGGAGCACAGGGAGCATGTGACGGTTCCTTTGAGAGACGTGCTGGAGCAGCATAAGTCGGCTCTGAAGAACCAGCTGGACACTGTGCGCAACAG GTTACCACAGCTCACAGCCGCCATTGATCTGGTGAATGAAATCTCCAAGCAgctcacagagagaaaaaatggGGCTGTGACTGAAATAAGCAACACTTTCGACGAGCTGGAGAAGGCCCTGCACCAACGCAAGACCGCCCTCATTACCGAGGTGGAGAACATCTGCAGCACCAAGCAGAAG GTACTTCAAGCCCAGCTGACGTCTTTGCTGCAGGGCAAAGAGAACATCCAGAGCAGCTGCAACTTCACGGAGCACGCCCTGAGCCACGGCAGCGCCACCGAGGTCCTGCTGGTGCAGAAGCAAATGGGCGAGCGGGTCAGCGCGCTGGCGCGGCACAACTTTCCCGAGCACCCGCACGAGAACGGACATCTGGAGTGCCAGGTGGAGACGGACGGACTGAGGCGCTCCATCCAGAACCTGGGGGTCCTGATCACGACGGGCGCCGTGGGCCACACCAGCGTGGCCACGGGCGAGGGCCTGCGGCACGCGCTGGTGGGCCAGCACACCACCGTCACCGTCACCACCAAAGACAAGGACGGGGAGCTCGTGAAAACCGGCAACGCCGCCCTCAGGGCGGAGATCGCCTCGGCCGACGGGGCGTGCACCGAGGCCGAGGTGGTGGACAACAAGAACGGCACCTACGAGGTGGGCTACACCATCCGCTCCGAGGGGGAGTTCACCTTCTCGCTGCTGCTGTACGAGCAGCCGGTGCGGGGGAGTCCGTTCCGCCTGCGCGCCGTCAAGCCGTCCGACGTCCTGCAGTCGCCGGACGACGTGAAGAGGAGGGTGAAGTCTccgagcggaggaggagggcatgTCCGGCAGAAAGCCGTGCGCCGGCCCTCCAGCATGTACAGCACCACCAAGAAGAAGGAAAACCCAATAGAGGATGAGCTGATCTACAGAGTGG GAACGAGAGGGCGAGACAAAGGAGAATTCACCAACCTTCAAGGCATCTCAACCTCAAGTAACGGGCGGATTGTGGTGGCAGACAGCAACAACCAGTGTATACAG gtatTTTCTAATGATGGCCAGTTTAAGATGAGGTTTGGAGTGAGGGGGCGTTCCCCCGGCCAGCTGCAGCGCCCCACGGGGGTCACAGTGGACATGAATGGAGACATAATCGTAGCCGACTACGACAATAGATGGATTAGCATCTTTTCTTCAGATGGCAAGTTCAAG AATAAAATTGGAGCTGGGAGGCTGATGGGGCCGAAAGGCGTGGCCGTGGATAAGAACGGACACATCATCACGGTGGATAACAAGGCGTGTTGTGTCTTCATCTTCCAATCTAATGGGAAGCTGGTGACAAAGTTTGGAGCCAGAGGAACATCAGACAGACACTTTGCAG agAAAAGTGGTGCAAACATTGCACTGGAAACAAAGCTTAGTAAATCTGGCCCTCTTTTCA GTCCGCACTTCGTGGCTGTCAATAACAAAAATGAGATCGTGGTCACAGATTTCCATAACCATTCAGTCAAG GTGTACAATGCAGATGGCGAGTTCCTGTTTAAATTCGGTTCCCACGGAGAGGGAAACGGCCAGTTTAACGCTCCCACAGGGGTGGCTGTGGACGCCAACGGGAATATCATCGTTGCTGATTGGGGCAACAGTCGTATCCAG GTGTTCGACAGCTCAGGGTCCTTCCTCTCCTACATCAACACCTCCGCCGACCCGCTGTACGGCCCTCAGGGCCTGGCCCTCACCTCTGACGGCCACGTGGCGGTGGCAGACTCCGGGAACCACTGCTTCAAGGTGTACCGCTACCTGCAGTAG
- the LOC115400148 gene encoding tripartite motif-containing protein 3-like isoform X2 encodes MSVTMAKRETGSTSPVVRQIDKQFLVCSICLDHYHNPKVLPCLHTFCEKCLQNYIPPQSLTLSCPVCRQTSILPEKGVAALQNNFFITNLMEVLQRDPECSRPEAGSVLESATAATTCQSLSCPNHEGKVMEFYCESCETAMCLECTEGEHREHVTVPLRDVLEQHKSALKNQLDTVRNRLPQLTAAIDLVNEISKQLTERKNGAVTEISNTFDELEKALHQRKTALITEVENICSTKQKVLQAQLTSLLQGKENIQSSCNFTEHALSHGSATEVLLVQKQMGERVSALARHNFPEHPHENGHLECQVETDGLRRSIQNLGVLITTGAVGHTSVATGEGLRHALVGQHTTVTVTTKDKDGELVKTGNAALRAEIASADGACTEAEVVDNKNGTYEVGYTIRSEGEFTFSLLLYEQPVRGSPFRLRAVKPSDVLQSPDDVKRRVKSPSGGGGHVRQKAVRRPSSMYSTTKKKENPIEDELIYRVGTRGRDKGEFTNLQGISTSSNGRIVVADSNNQCIQVFSNDGQFKMRFGVRGRSPGQLQRPTGVTVDMNGDIIVADYDNRWISIFSSDGKFKNKIGAGRLMGPKGVAVDKNGHIITVDNKACCVFIFQSNGKLVTKFGARGTSDRHFAGPHFVAVNNKNEIVVTDFHNHSVKVYNADGEFLFKFGSHGEGNGQFNAPTGVAVDANGNIIVADWGNSRIQVFDSSGSFLSYINTSADPLYGPQGLALTSDGHVAVADSGNHCFKVYRYLQ; translated from the exons ATGTCTGTCACCATGGCGAAGCGTGAGACCGGCAGCACCAGCCCCGTGGTCAGGCAGATCGACAAGCAGTTCCTGGTCTGCAGCATCTGTTTGGATCATTACCACAACCCCAAGGTGCTGCCCTGCCTGCACACCTTCTGCGAGAA ATGTCTCCAGAACTACATCCCCCCCCAGTCTCTGACGCTGTCCTGTCCAGTGTGCAGACAGACCTCCATCCTGCCAGAGAAAGGCGTGGCGGCCCTGCAGAACAACTTCTTCATCACCAACCTCATGGAGGTGTTACAGCGAGACCCCGAGTGCAGCCGGCCCGAGGCCGGCAGCGTCCTGGAGTCGGCCACCGCCGCCACGACCTGTCAGTCCCTCTCATGCCCCAACCACGAGGGCAAG GTGATGGAGTTTTACTGCGAGTCATGTGAAACGGCCATGTGTCTGGAGTGCACAGAGGGGGAGCACAGGGAGCATGTGACGGTTCCTTTGAGAGACGTGCTGGAGCAGCATAAGTCGGCTCTGAAGAACCAGCTGGACACTGTGCGCAACAG GTTACCACAGCTCACAGCCGCCATTGATCTGGTGAATGAAATCTCCAAGCAgctcacagagagaaaaaatggGGCTGTGACTGAAATAAGCAACACTTTCGACGAGCTGGAGAAGGCCCTGCACCAACGCAAGACCGCCCTCATTACCGAGGTGGAGAACATCTGCAGCACCAAGCAGAAG GTACTTCAAGCCCAGCTGACGTCTTTGCTGCAGGGCAAAGAGAACATCCAGAGCAGCTGCAACTTCACGGAGCACGCCCTGAGCCACGGCAGCGCCACCGAGGTCCTGCTGGTGCAGAAGCAAATGGGCGAGCGGGTCAGCGCGCTGGCGCGGCACAACTTTCCCGAGCACCCGCACGAGAACGGACATCTGGAGTGCCAGGTGGAGACGGACGGACTGAGGCGCTCCATCCAGAACCTGGGGGTCCTGATCACGACGGGCGCCGTGGGCCACACCAGCGTGGCCACGGGCGAGGGCCTGCGGCACGCGCTGGTGGGCCAGCACACCACCGTCACCGTCACCACCAAAGACAAGGACGGGGAGCTCGTGAAAACCGGCAACGCCGCCCTCAGGGCGGAGATCGCCTCGGCCGACGGGGCGTGCACCGAGGCCGAGGTGGTGGACAACAAGAACGGCACCTACGAGGTGGGCTACACCATCCGCTCCGAGGGGGAGTTCACCTTCTCGCTGCTGCTGTACGAGCAGCCGGTGCGGGGGAGTCCGTTCCGCCTGCGCGCCGTCAAGCCGTCCGACGTCCTGCAGTCGCCGGACGACGTGAAGAGGAGGGTGAAGTCTccgagcggaggaggagggcatgTCCGGCAGAAAGCCGTGCGCCGGCCCTCCAGCATGTACAGCACCACCAAGAAGAAGGAAAACCCAATAGAGGATGAGCTGATCTACAGAGTGG GAACGAGAGGGCGAGACAAAGGAGAATTCACCAACCTTCAAGGCATCTCAACCTCAAGTAACGGGCGGATTGTGGTGGCAGACAGCAACAACCAGTGTATACAG gtatTTTCTAATGATGGCCAGTTTAAGATGAGGTTTGGAGTGAGGGGGCGTTCCCCCGGCCAGCTGCAGCGCCCCACGGGGGTCACAGTGGACATGAATGGAGACATAATCGTAGCCGACTACGACAATAGATGGATTAGCATCTTTTCTTCAGATGGCAAGTTCAAG AATAAAATTGGAGCTGGGAGGCTGATGGGGCCGAAAGGCGTGGCCGTGGATAAGAACGGACACATCATCACGGTGGATAACAAGGCGTGTTGTGTCTTCATCTTCCAATCTAATGGGAAGCTGGTGACAAAGTTTGGAGCCAGAGGAACATCAGACAGACACTTTGCAG GTCCGCACTTCGTGGCTGTCAATAACAAAAATGAGATCGTGGTCACAGATTTCCATAACCATTCAGTCAAG GTGTACAATGCAGATGGCGAGTTCCTGTTTAAATTCGGTTCCCACGGAGAGGGAAACGGCCAGTTTAACGCTCCCACAGGGGTGGCTGTGGACGCCAACGGGAATATCATCGTTGCTGATTGGGGCAACAGTCGTATCCAG GTGTTCGACAGCTCAGGGTCCTTCCTCTCCTACATCAACACCTCCGCCGACCCGCTGTACGGCCCTCAGGGCCTGGCCCTCACCTCTGACGGCCACGTGGCGGTGGCAGACTCCGGGAACCACTGCTTCAAGGTGTACCGCTACCTGCAGTAG